In Roseomonas fluvialis, one genomic interval encodes:
- a CDS encoding OmpA family protein → MSPAGSPRRLGLAGTALLGAMASAAPAAAQFAPGPYVAGGFGWNLVPDTDLNLDQAGTAALGRAGYGGSGTVGFSPGIAGVLSLGWGFGNGLRLELEGNYRSNETDSASGVAGWASIGAPGGRQESWGVMGNVLLDLGVFGPVIPYVGVGAGYVVTEWAGVRGISQNGALRMTVDDRDGRFAYQGIAGLAFPVEFAPGLAVTAEYRFLGTLQPRLQARFDNPLTGAAVASGSVEPDVYNHSLMLGLRYTLGRGAAPSAPAPAAVPQASRSFLVFFDWNRADLTERARQIINEAVQHARSQRSTRIEVAGHADRSGTVQFNQALSRRRAETVAAELVRRGIAREDIAITALGETQPLVPTADDVREPQNRRVEILVR, encoded by the coding sequence ATGTCCCCCGCCGGTTCCCCTCGCCGCCTGGGTCTTGCAGGCACTGCCCTGCTGGGCGCCATGGCCTCCGCCGCCCCCGCGGCGGCGCAGTTCGCCCCCGGGCCCTACGTGGCCGGCGGCTTCGGCTGGAACCTCGTGCCGGACACCGACCTCAATCTCGACCAGGCCGGCACCGCGGCACTCGGCCGCGCGGGCTATGGCGGCAGCGGCACGGTGGGTTTCTCCCCCGGCATCGCAGGCGTGCTCTCCCTGGGCTGGGGATTCGGCAACGGCCTGCGCCTCGAACTCGAAGGCAACTACCGCTCCAACGAGACCGACAGCGCCTCCGGCGTGGCCGGCTGGGCCAGCATCGGCGCGCCTGGCGGTCGTCAGGAAAGCTGGGGCGTCATGGGCAATGTGCTGCTCGACCTCGGCGTATTCGGCCCGGTCATCCCCTATGTCGGCGTCGGTGCCGGCTATGTCGTGACCGAATGGGCCGGTGTGCGAGGCATCAGCCAGAACGGCGCCCTGCGCATGACCGTGGACGACCGCGACGGCCGCTTCGCCTACCAGGGCATCGCCGGCCTGGCCTTCCCCGTGGAGTTTGCCCCTGGGCTGGCCGTGACCGCCGAATACCGCTTCCTGGGCACACTGCAGCCCCGGCTGCAGGCACGCTTCGACAATCCGCTGACCGGCGCCGCCGTGGCCAGTGGCTCCGTCGAACCCGATGTCTACAACCACTCCCTGATGCTGGGCCTGCGCTACACGCTGGGGCGCGGCGCCGCGCCATCCGCGCCCGCCCCCGCCGCGGTCCCCCAGGCCAGCCGCAGTTTCCTGGTGTTTTTCGACTGGAACCGCGCCGACCTGACGGAACGCGCGCGCCAAATCATCAACGAGGCCGTGCAGCACGCTCGCAGCCAGCGCAGCACCCGGATCGAGGTCGCTGGCCATGCCGACCGCTCCGGCACGGTGCAGTTCAACCAGGCGCTGTCGCGCCGCCGGGCCGAGACGGTCGCCGCCGAACTCGTCCGCCGCGGCATCGCGCGCGAGGACATTGCCATCACCGCCCTCGGCGAGACCCAGCCCCTGGTGCCGACCGCCGACGACGTGCGCGAACCGCAAAACCGCCGCGTCGAAATCCTAGTGCGATGA
- the rpsU gene encoding 30S ribosomal protein S21, translating to MQVVVRDNNIDQALKALKKKLQREGVFREMKLRRHYEKPSERRAREAAEAVRRARKVERKRLEREGF from the coding sequence GTGCAAGTCGTCGTTCGGGACAACAATATCGACCAGGCCCTCAAGGCCCTGAAGAAGAAGCTCCAGCGGGAAGGCGTTTTCCGCGAGATGAAGCTTCGCCGCCACTACGAAAAGCCGTCCGAGCGCCGTGCGCGCGAGGCCGCCGAGGCCGTCCGTCGCGCCCGCAAGGTTGAGCGCAAGCGCCTCGAGCGCGAAGGCTTCTGA
- a CDS encoding COQ9 family protein has translation MTDLPESDAVIEALLPLVPAMGWTPRAIAAALRAAGLPEEEAAFLFPRGPVSAIEAWLALADRQMAEAAGDLSGLRTPDRIRTLIATRLRQAGPHREAVRQALALQSLPWNVPSALRTAARTANAIWYAAGDSSADFSWYTRRVSLSAVYGATLAFWLRDESDDIGPTLDFLDRRLAGLARIGRLRRGCGRKRAA, from the coding sequence ATGACCGACCTGCCCGAGTCCGATGCCGTCATCGAGGCGTTGCTGCCGCTGGTGCCCGCGATGGGCTGGACGCCGCGAGCCATCGCCGCGGCCTTGCGCGCCGCGGGGCTGCCCGAAGAAGAGGCCGCCTTCCTGTTCCCGCGCGGCCCGGTCAGCGCGATCGAGGCCTGGCTGGCGCTGGCCGACCGGCAAATGGCCGAGGCGGCGGGGGATCTGTCGGGCCTGCGCACGCCTGACCGAATCCGCACCCTGATCGCGACGCGCCTGCGCCAGGCGGGGCCGCACCGGGAGGCGGTGCGCCAGGCGCTGGCGCTGCAGTCGCTGCCCTGGAACGTGCCGTCGGCGCTGCGGACGGCGGCGCGCACGGCGAATGCGATCTGGTATGCGGCGGGCGATAGCTCGGCGGATTTCTCCTGGTACACGCGCCGCGTGAGCCTGAGCGCGGTGTATGGCGCCACGCTGGCCTTCTGGCTGCGCGACGAATCGGACGATATCGGCCCGACGCTCGACTTCCTGGACCGCCGGCTGGCGGGGCTGGCGCGGATCGGCCGGCTGCGGCGCGGGTGCGGACGCAAGCGGGCGGCGTGA
- the def gene encoding peptide deformylase gives MAILKIARMGHPILLARAAEVTDPTAPEIHRLVADMAETMEDAGGIGLAAPQVHVGLRLFVWRTGAGGVSALINPVLEPVGEETEAAFEGCLSIPGLRGAVRRPARIRFRGVDIAGKPVEGEAAGIVARVMQHEADHLDGLLYPMRMQDFTQFGFTEELARAAAAQRAEQEKAP, from the coding sequence ATGGCCATCCTGAAGATCGCCCGCATGGGCCACCCCATCCTGCTGGCCCGCGCGGCCGAGGTGACGGATCCGACCGCCCCCGAGATCCACCGCCTGGTGGCCGACATGGCCGAGACCATGGAGGATGCGGGCGGGATCGGCCTGGCCGCGCCGCAGGTGCATGTGGGGCTGCGGCTGTTCGTCTGGCGGACCGGGGCCGGCGGTGTCTCGGCGTTGATCAACCCGGTGCTGGAACCGGTGGGCGAGGAGACCGAGGCAGCCTTCGAGGGCTGCCTGTCCATCCCTGGCCTGCGTGGTGCGGTACGCCGGCCGGCGCGCATCCGGTTCCGCGGCGTCGACATCGCGGGCAAACCGGTCGAGGGGGAGGCGGCGGGGATCGTCGCGCGCGTCATGCAGCATGAGGCGGACCACCTGGATGGCCTGCTGTATCCCATGCGCATGCAGGACTTCACGCAATTCGGCTTCACCGAGGAACTGGCGCGCGCCGCCGCCGCGCAGCGCGCCGAACAGGAGAAGGCACCATGA
- a CDS encoding OmpA family protein, whose translation MSLKKALLAATLLSLPMAATAQAQSWDPRVQGIYVGAGAGFNYLMGSSDTVAGRSLDVGFEWGFAGVLSVGYGFGNGLRLELEGSYRQNDVDNIKASGVGSLPRTGGTAASYGVMFNALYDFRLGPVMPYVGAGVGYVINDWDDISFGQRAANGTNARLSFGGDSGTFAYQAILGIALPIDSVPGLALTAEYRFLGTAQVELDGRANGVVQVGNTRIADREAFSYSADNYNHSIMFGVRYNFGRTAAPVAPAAVAPAPARTFLVFFDWNRADLTARARQIIAEAAQAARTQRVTRIEVTGHTDTSGSPVYNQGLSVRRANAVAAELVRLGIPRNEITARGVGESQLLVPTPDNTREPQNRRVEIVLR comes from the coding sequence ATGAGCCTGAAGAAGGCGCTTCTTGCCGCGACGCTGCTGTCGCTGCCGATGGCTGCGACCGCGCAGGCGCAGAGCTGGGATCCGCGGGTGCAGGGCATCTACGTGGGTGCTGGCGCCGGCTTCAACTACCTGATGGGCAGCTCGGACACCGTCGCGGGCCGCTCGCTCGACGTCGGCTTCGAGTGGGGCTTCGCCGGCGTGCTCAGCGTCGGCTACGGCTTCGGCAACGGCCTGCGCCTCGAACTCGAGGGCAGCTACCGCCAGAACGACGTCGACAACATCAAGGCCTCGGGCGTCGGCTCGCTGCCGCGCACTGGCGGCACCGCGGCCAGCTACGGCGTGATGTTCAACGCGCTGTACGACTTCCGCCTCGGCCCCGTGATGCCGTATGTCGGCGCCGGCGTCGGCTACGTCATCAACGACTGGGATGACATCAGCTTCGGGCAGCGCGCCGCGAACGGTACGAACGCGCGCCTGAGCTTCGGCGGCGACAGCGGCACCTTCGCCTACCAGGCGATCCTGGGTATCGCGCTGCCGATCGACAGCGTCCCCGGCCTGGCCCTGACCGCCGAGTACCGCTTCCTGGGCACCGCGCAGGTTGAACTCGACGGCCGCGCGAACGGCGTGGTGCAGGTCGGCAACACGCGCATCGCCGACCGCGAGGCGTTCTCCTACAGCGCCGACAACTACAACCACTCCATCATGTTCGGCGTGCGCTACAACTTCGGCCGCACGGCTGCGCCGGTGGCCCCGGCCGCGGTGGCGCCGGCGCCGGCGCGCACCTTCCTGGTGTTCTTCGACTGGAACCGCGCCGACCTGACCGCGCGCGCGCGCCAGATCATCGCGGAAGCGGCGCAGGCCGCGCGCACGCAGCGCGTGACGCGCATCGAAGTGACGGGTCACACCGACACCTCGGGCTCGCCGGTCTACAACCAGGGCCTGTCGGTCCGCCGCGCCAACGCGGTGGCTGCCGAGCTGGTCCGCCTGGGCATCCCGCGCAACGAGATCACCGCGCGCGGCGTCGGCGAGAGCCAGCTGCTGGTCCCGACCCCGGACAACACCCGCGAGCCGCAGAACCGCCGCGTGGAGATCGTGCTCCGCTAA
- a CDS encoding 5-(carboxyamino)imidazole ribonucleotide synthase — protein MTAPLPPNAVIGILGGGQLGRMSALAAARLGYACHVYAPEPDSPGMQVAARRTVAPYEDRDALARFAASVAVVTFEFENVPAAALEALAGLVPCRPGLAALATCQDRVAEKAFLGRIGVPVAPWRAVETESDLAAAAADLGLPAVLKTTRMGYDGRGQAVLRSAEDLAPAFARLAPRPLVLEAFVPFAMEISAIAARAADGTIATFDPAENRHAHHILDLSFAPARIPDSVAAAARAHVAAVADGLDLVGIVALEMFLLPDGSLLANEIAPRPHNSGHWTMDACAASQFEQHIRAVAGLPLADPARHHDAVMRNLIGPEGMAAWPRLVATRGVVGHLYGKASARPGRKMGHATRLLARGSLASLPDSDALAGL, from the coding sequence ATGACCGCCCCCCTGCCGCCCAACGCCGTCATCGGCATCCTCGGCGGCGGGCAGCTCGGCCGCATGTCGGCGCTCGCCGCCGCGCGCCTAGGCTACGCCTGCCACGTCTATGCGCCCGAGCCCGATTCGCCCGGCATGCAGGTCGCCGCGCGCCGCACCGTCGCACCCTACGAGGACCGCGACGCGCTCGCCCGCTTCGCCGCCTCCGTCGCCGTCGTGACCTTCGAATTCGAAAACGTCCCCGCCGCGGCGCTGGAAGCCCTGGCCGGCCTGGTGCCCTGCCGCCCGGGCCTTGCTGCGCTGGCCACCTGCCAGGACCGGGTGGCGGAAAAGGCCTTCCTGGGCCGCATCGGCGTGCCCGTGGCGCCCTGGCGCGCGGTCGAGACCGAATCGGACCTCGCCGCCGCCGCGGCCGACCTCGGCCTGCCCGCCGTGCTCAAGACCACCCGCATGGGCTATGACGGCCGCGGCCAGGCCGTGCTGCGCAGCGCCGAAGATCTCGCCCCGGCCTTCGCCCGCCTCGCACCCCGGCCGCTCGTGCTGGAAGCCTTCGTGCCCTTCGCGATGGAGATCTCCGCCATCGCGGCGCGCGCCGCCGACGGCACCATCGCCACCTTCGACCCGGCCGAGAACCGCCACGCGCACCACATCCTCGACCTGTCTTTCGCGCCCGCCCGCATTCCCGACTCCGTCGCGGCCGCCGCGCGCGCCCATGTCGCCGCCGTCGCCGACGGGCTCGACCTCGTCGGCATCGTCGCGCTCGAGATGTTCCTGCTGCCCGATGGCAGCCTGCTGGCCAACGAGATCGCGCCGCGCCCGCACAATTCCGGCCACTGGACCATGGATGCCTGCGCCGCATCGCAGTTCGAACAGCACATCCGCGCGGTCGCCGGCCTGCCGCTCGCCGACCCCGCCCGCCACCACGATGCGGTGATGCGCAACCTGATCGGCCCCGAGGGCATGGCGGCCTGGCCCCGTCTGGTCGCGACTCGGGGCGTCGTGGGGCACCTCTATGGCAAGGCGAGCGCCCGGCCCGGCCGCAAGATGGGCCATGCGACGCGCCTGCTCGCGCGCGGCAGCCTTGCATCCCTGCCCGACTCGGACGCGCTGGCGGGCTTGTGA